The Novipirellula artificiosorum genome contains a region encoding:
- a CDS encoding 3-hydroxyacyl-ACP dehydratase FabZ family protein has translation MTKSDFIFDLDRLDFENPIADTEAIHRLIPQRFEMAQVTAILAEDVDRLACVGYKDVTEDEFWIRGHMPGMPIMPGVIQLEAVAQLASYFAQRHDLLGTEMVGFGGLDEVRFRGIVNPGDCLILMIELIKLRRGRMIVARFQGAVDNKLVIDGVLRGIPIPVEMVKQQLDRRP, from the coding sequence GTGACGAAAAGCGACTTCATTTTCGATCTTGACCGCTTGGATTTCGAGAATCCCATCGCGGATACCGAGGCGATCCATAGGCTCATTCCGCAACGCTTTGAGATGGCGCAGGTCACCGCTATCCTGGCCGAGGATGTCGATCGCTTGGCGTGTGTTGGCTACAAGGATGTGACCGAAGACGAGTTTTGGATTCGCGGCCATATGCCCGGAATGCCGATCATGCCTGGTGTGATCCAGCTCGAGGCGGTGGCCCAGTTGGCGAGCTACTTTGCTCAACGGCACGATCTGCTGGGAACCGAAATGGTTGGCTTTGGTGGCCTCGATGAGGTCCGTTTTCGCGGCATTGTCAATCCAGGCGATTGTTTGATCTTGATGATCGAATTGATCAAGCTGCGCCGTGGAAGGATGATTGTGGCCCGATTCCAAGGAGCCGTCGACAATAAGTTGGTGATCGACGGGGTTTTGCGTGGCATCCCCATTCCGGTCGAGATGGTCAAGCAACAATTGGATCGCCGTCCCTAG
- a CDS encoding 50S ribosomal protein bL37, giving the protein MAKPQHKLKKANHGQRPASAKARKAKRKKIKT; this is encoded by the coding sequence ATGGCTAAACCACAACATAAACTGAAAAAAGCGAATCACGGGCAGCGCCCCGCCAGTGCAAAAGCACGCAAGGCCAAACGCAAAAAGATCAAGACCTAA
- the nth gene encoding endonuclease III gives MNKQQRADLVLRRLGELYPHPPIPLDHTDEFTLLVAVLLSAQCTDKKVNEVTPELFAAAATAEQMVELGEQEILRIIRPIGLSNSKSKNLTRLSQRLVDEHGGQVPRTLEQLESLAGVGHKTASVVMAQAFGVPAFPVDTHIHRLAQRWGLTRGKNVVETEQDLKKLFPQACWNDLHLQIIYYGREHCTARGCDGMKCGLCRELYPQRKSPVVSRKA, from the coding sequence GTGAACAAACAGCAGCGTGCCGATCTTGTGTTGCGGCGGCTTGGGGAATTGTATCCTCATCCGCCGATCCCGCTGGACCACACCGATGAGTTTACTTTGCTGGTGGCGGTTTTGTTGAGCGCTCAGTGCACCGACAAGAAGGTGAATGAGGTGACGCCGGAATTGTTTGCTGCCGCAGCGACGGCGGAGCAAATGGTGGAGCTTGGCGAGCAAGAAATCTTACGAATCATTCGGCCGATTGGGCTATCCAACTCGAAATCCAAGAACCTGACTCGGCTTTCGCAGCGTCTGGTCGATGAGCATGGCGGTCAGGTTCCGAGGACCCTTGAACAACTCGAATCGCTTGCCGGTGTGGGACACAAGACCGCCAGCGTCGTAATGGCTCAAGCGTTCGGTGTGCCTGCATTTCCGGTTGATACCCATATTCATCGACTTGCTCAGCGGTGGGGATTGACCCGTGGAAAGAACGTCGTCGAAACCGAGCAAGACTTGAAAAAGCTATTCCCGCAAGCATGCTGGAACGATCTCCATCTTCAAATCATCTACTACGGCCGCGAACACTGTACCGCACGAGGCTGCGATGGCATGAAATGTGGGCTGTGTCGCGAGCTCTATCCGCAGCGAAAAAGCCCCGTGGTTTCGCGGAAAGCGTAG
- a CDS encoding M1 family metallopeptidase, producing the protein MEAGSKLRRCLFAVTIGVLGTWLAGSSDAADFRTRNFIIQAPNAQLARAVGDAAERYRSDLASYWLGNPLPPWPTPCPVRVVAGANLAAQGVTTYNRSPVRDFQMEVVGTPERILDSVLPHEVTHTILATHFGQPLPRWADEGICTTVEHRSEKQKHETKLREFLRTQRGIPMNKLFLLTEYPGDVLPMYAQGYSVCSFLIDQQGPRSFINFLHDYVQHRSWTANIRKHYGYESLAELQDYWLSWVAAGSGPSAQFAKNNQNLASDPSKVALASANPVVQAQHQTPAEAITRSVDGPATALASAQPTGWYLRQKMGVADAPAGTPPAAASEPVASGRLASEDRLMPPSVRNSTLYSAAQPQQEQSMSRSGIAFRPAVAENAKENATAVKPTIDAADLQSIRIDALQGQADRWYQKKTIWR; encoded by the coding sequence CCAACGCACAGCTTGCTCGCGCGGTTGGCGATGCGGCCGAGCGATACCGCAGCGATTTGGCCTCCTACTGGCTCGGCAATCCGCTGCCACCGTGGCCGACGCCCTGTCCGGTCCGCGTGGTCGCCGGTGCGAACTTGGCTGCCCAAGGGGTAACGACCTACAACCGCTCGCCGGTTCGCGATTTTCAAATGGAGGTCGTCGGCACGCCAGAACGCATTCTCGACAGCGTATTGCCACACGAAGTGACTCACACGATCTTGGCCACCCATTTTGGTCAACCGTTGCCTCGATGGGCCGATGAGGGAATTTGTACCACGGTCGAACATCGCTCCGAAAAACAGAAGCACGAGACCAAGCTGCGAGAATTTCTGCGAACGCAACGCGGAATTCCCATGAACAAGCTGTTCCTCTTGACCGAGTACCCTGGCGACGTGTTGCCAATGTATGCCCAAGGCTATTCGGTGTGCAGCTTTCTGATCGATCAGCAAGGGCCGCGTTCGTTTATCAACTTCTTGCATGATTACGTGCAGCACCGATCTTGGACCGCAAATATCCGCAAGCACTACGGGTACGAATCGCTCGCGGAGCTCCAAGACTATTGGCTTTCTTGGGTTGCCGCCGGCAGCGGTCCTTCGGCCCAATTTGCCAAGAACAACCAGAATCTCGCTTCGGATCCGAGCAAGGTTGCCTTGGCATCGGCCAATCCGGTCGTCCAGGCTCAACATCAGACGCCAGCCGAAGCGATCACTCGGTCGGTTGACGGCCCAGCGACGGCCTTGGCAAGCGCTCAGCCAACGGGATGGTACTTGCGGCAAAAAATGGGGGTTGCTGACGCTCCCGCGGGGACTCCTCCGGCAGCTGCTTCCGAGCCAGTGGCTTCAGGTCGCTTGGCATCGGAGGACCGACTCATGCCTCCATCGGTCCGCAACAGCACGCTGTATTCGGCCGCTCAGCCACAGCAGGAGCAATCGATGAGCCGGTCCGGAATCGCGTTTCGACCGGCCGTGGCGGAAAACGCAAAGGAAAATGCGACTGCCGTGAAACCGACGATTGATGCTGCCGATCTCCAATCGATCCGAATCGATGCGTTGCAGGGCCAAGCGGATCGGTGGTATCAAAAAAAGACCATTTGGCGATAG
- a CDS encoding U32 family peptidase, protein MNPTPRLPASRSIELLAPAGDWECARAAVENGADAIYFGLDCGFNARVRAKNFGLPDLPDLMSWLRTRGVRGYVTMNTLAFPSELPPLIGVIESVAASGVDAVLIQDFGVARIVHAICPELEIHASTQMSLSSAETIEVASDLGLSRVVLARELSIAEIRKITAATHMPVECFIHGALCVAYSGQCLTSESLGGRSANRGHCAQACRLPYELVVDGEDRDLGEVRYLLSPQDLAGYAAIPDMIDAGVASLKIEGRLKTAEYVANITGHYRTAIDDAIQTGAVHVDDVARREMELSFSRGFSPGWIEGNDHKRLVPGDHSAKRGIRLGAILDCKSDRILVHVDAPVTLGDGLAIEVQQGEFQGGRIYSLETGRGQRFDSVEADTDVWIGFGRGEIEWQRVQRGDLVFKNDDPKLNRRLRQSFAGEDPQSRQPIDMVIGAEAGKTLQLSATTSGGITVSVSGDQVLEKANKHPANAARLREKMERLGGTSFELRSLKATITGEPMVPASLLNQLRRTLTDALTLRLRQPPVRTIDAEAGRVLLAPLPRSVDEVITPSKPQLVVLCRTLEQIEAVASSDVDWIYTDLHDVRHYRDAVQIAHQHHAKIGIANVRIQKPGEMGLLRVLRRLDADCFLVRNLAAVGYLKTLGKPLVADFSLNTANHRSAEWLMDLGVQRVTASYDLNRDQLMDLVDSARPTDLEIVIHQHMPMFHMEHCVFCSVLSPGTNKTNCGRPCDRHVVTLRDRVGAEHPLQADVACRNTLYNATAQSGSEIVADLIRKGIRWFRVELLEQNAKESQQTIATYRQLLAGELSGSEVWRRLQATNRLGVTRGTLESKRNPLAIL, encoded by the coding sequence ATGAACCCAACTCCGAGACTGCCAGCCAGCCGATCCATTGAACTTCTTGCTCCAGCGGGTGATTGGGAATGTGCGCGTGCTGCCGTCGAGAACGGAGCCGATGCAATCTACTTTGGGCTCGATTGTGGCTTCAATGCTCGCGTGCGAGCTAAGAATTTTGGTCTTCCCGACCTTCCCGATCTAATGAGTTGGCTCCGCACGCGAGGTGTTCGCGGCTATGTAACGATGAACACGTTGGCATTCCCGTCGGAATTGCCCCCCCTTATCGGAGTGATTGAATCGGTCGCAGCTTCGGGGGTCGATGCCGTGTTGATTCAAGACTTTGGCGTCGCCAGGATCGTCCATGCGATCTGCCCCGAGCTCGAGATTCATGCGTCGACTCAAATGAGTCTTTCGAGTGCCGAAACCATCGAAGTCGCTTCCGACTTGGGGTTGTCGCGTGTGGTGCTGGCACGCGAGCTTTCGATCGCCGAAATCCGAAAGATCACGGCAGCGACCCACATGCCCGTGGAGTGCTTCATTCACGGCGCGTTGTGCGTCGCGTACAGTGGTCAGTGCTTGACGAGCGAATCACTTGGCGGTCGTAGCGCCAATCGTGGGCATTGTGCCCAAGCGTGTCGGTTGCCGTACGAACTTGTCGTGGATGGTGAAGACCGCGACCTCGGTGAAGTTCGCTATCTACTCAGCCCTCAAGACTTAGCGGGCTATGCCGCGATTCCCGACATGATCGATGCCGGGGTGGCTTCACTCAAAATCGAAGGTCGCTTGAAGACCGCAGAGTACGTCGCAAATATCACAGGTCACTACCGCACCGCGATTGATGATGCGATTCAGACCGGTGCGGTGCACGTCGACGATGTGGCACGCCGTGAGATGGAGTTGTCGTTTTCACGTGGCTTTTCTCCCGGTTGGATTGAGGGCAACGATCATAAACGACTTGTGCCCGGTGACCACAGCGCCAAACGAGGCATTCGACTGGGGGCGATTCTCGATTGCAAGTCCGACCGAATACTTGTTCACGTTGATGCTCCGGTAACACTTGGCGATGGATTGGCCATTGAAGTCCAGCAGGGAGAATTTCAAGGCGGCCGGATCTATTCGCTTGAAACGGGTCGTGGCCAACGATTCGATTCGGTCGAAGCTGACACCGACGTATGGATTGGATTTGGACGCGGTGAAATCGAGTGGCAACGGGTTCAGCGTGGTGATCTGGTTTTCAAAAACGATGATCCAAAGCTAAACCGTCGTTTGCGTCAGAGTTTCGCTGGCGAAGACCCGCAAAGTCGTCAACCGATCGACATGGTGATCGGTGCGGAGGCAGGAAAGACGCTGCAGCTCTCGGCGACGACAAGCGGTGGGATCACCGTTAGCGTCTCGGGCGACCAAGTGCTCGAAAAGGCGAACAAGCATCCTGCCAATGCAGCGAGGCTGCGAGAAAAAATGGAGCGACTCGGTGGGACCTCCTTTGAACTTCGCTCGCTCAAAGCAACAATCACAGGCGAACCGATGGTGCCGGCCAGTTTGCTGAATCAACTGCGACGGACTTTAACCGATGCGTTGACCCTGCGGCTGAGGCAACCGCCGGTTCGGACGATCGACGCCGAAGCGGGGCGTGTTTTGCTCGCCCCCCTGCCACGGTCGGTCGACGAAGTGATAACGCCATCCAAACCTCAGTTGGTTGTGCTGTGCCGAACGCTTGAGCAAATAGAGGCGGTCGCCTCTAGCGATGTCGATTGGATCTATACCGACCTGCATGATGTTCGCCACTATCGAGATGCAGTACAGATCGCGCACCAACACCATGCCAAGATTGGCATTGCGAACGTTCGGATTCAGAAACCAGGCGAAATGGGACTTTTGCGTGTCCTCCGGCGACTCGATGCGGATTGCTTTCTGGTTCGAAACTTGGCAGCGGTTGGCTACCTCAAAACACTTGGTAAACCGCTGGTGGCCGATTTCTCACTCAACACGGCTAACCATCGCTCGGCCGAGTGGTTGATGGACCTTGGTGTGCAGCGAGTGACCGCGTCGTATGACCTGAATCGTGATCAACTGATGGACTTGGTCGACTCAGCCCGGCCGACAGATTTGGAAATCGTGATCCACCAGCACATGCCCATGTTCCACATGGAGCATTGCGTTTTCTGTAGCGTGCTGTCGCCCGGCACCAACAAGACGAATTGTGGGCGCCCCTGTGATCGCCACGTCGTGACACTGCGAGATCGTGTCGGGGCGGAGCATCCGCTGCAAGCCGACGTCGCCTGTCGCAACACCCTGTACAATGCAACCGCGCAAAGCGGATCCGAGATCGTCGCCGATTTAATTCGCAAAGGCATTCGCTGGTTTCGCGTCGAGTTGCTCGAACAAAACGCGAAGGAATCGCAACAAACGATCGCGACCTACCGGCAACTGCTTGCGGGCGAATTGTCGGGCAGCGAAGTTTGGCGAAGATTGCAAGCAACCAACCGCCTCGGCGTGACCCGTGGAACCCTTGAATCAAAGCGGAATCCGCTTGCGATACTCTAA